The Methylomonas rhizoryzae genome includes the window GTTCGGCGACAGCGGCTTCGATTTCGATGCCGACATCAACAAGCAATTCGGCCGTTTCGGCTACACCCGTAGCGGCGTCAAGGAACAGTTGATGCTGCAACACGACACGATTGGTTATGCCTTGGAACTGGGGTATAGCTTCGACCACGCCTGGAAACCGCGTGCCAGCGTGTTTTACGCCTACGGCAGCGGCGACAAAGACCCGAACCGCTTTGCCAGCAGCGGAAGTAACGAACGCTTCGACGCGTTTTACGGCTTCAATCAACCCTGGTCGCGCAACGATTATTTTTCCTGGGATAACATCCACGCGCCTAAAGCCCGTTTGGAATTTGCCCCTTACGACGGAGTGCGGATAGACACCGGCTATAACGCCTATTTCCTGGCCAGCGAGACCGAAGCCTGGAACCGCGCGAATCTGCGCGACGTGACCGGTAAAAGCGGCAGTTTTCTGGGCCACGAGTTCGACATCCGCCTGCGTCACAAACTTAACGCTTACGTGGACTGGAGTTTGAGCTACGCCCGCTTTACCCCGGGGGATTTCACCCTATCCCAAGACGAAAGCAGTTCCGCCAACGGACCTTTTACCACGGAGCCCAGCAACTTCTTTTATTTCGAAGTGTCGCTCAACGCCTTCGGCGACGGCAAGCCCAAATACCGCTAGTCCGCCTTATTCGGCTTAGGCGCTTGCCGCCTAAGCCGGAACGCAGTCTTGACGCTTTTTATATCTTATTTTGTGATATTTATTTCTAATTAAATCGCTTTTTATCAATAAAAACTCTGGCTACGATACGTACAACCTTACTTAATTCAGGAAATCGACATGACAGCGCATCATCCTCTCAAGCCACTGCTATTGGCATTGGCGCTATTTGCCGGCAGCGGCAGTGCCGGCGCGGACCGGACTTTACTCAACGTCTCCTACGATCCGACCCGGGAACTTTACCAAGCCTTCAACAAGGAATTCATTCAACATTGGAAAAGCAAAACCGGCGAAGACATCGAAGTGCAACAATCGCACGGCGGCGGCGGCAAACAAACCCGCGCCGTGATCGACGGTTTGGAGGCCGACGTGGTAACCCTGGCCTTGTCGTATGACATCGACCAAATCTCCGCCAAGGCCGGCTTGCTGCCCAAAGACTGGCAAAATCGCCTGCCCAACCACAGTGTGCCTTATACCTCGACCATCGTGTTTTTGGTCCGCAAAGGCAATCCCAAACAAATCAAAGATTGGGACGATCTGGCGAAAGACGGGGTATCGGTGATTACCCCCAACCCTAAAACCTCCGGCGGCGCCCGTTACAACTACTTGGCCGCATGGGCCTTTGCGGAAAAACGTTACGGCGGCAAAGAAGCGGCTAAGGACTTTGTCAAAAAGCTGTTTAAAAACGTGCCGGTACTGGATTCCGGCGCGCGCGGCTCGACCACGACCTTTATCCAGCGCGGTATCGGCGACGTGTTGATCACCTGGGAAAACGAAGCCTTTTTGGCGCTGAAGGAATACGGTGCGGCGGAATTCGAACCGGTAGTCCCGCCGCTGAGCATCAAGGCGGAAACTCCGGTCGCCATAGTCGACAAAATCGTCGACAAAAACGGCACCCGCGACTTGGCCGAGGCTTATCTGAATTATCTGTACACGCCGATAGGACAAAAATTGGTAGCCAAGCACTTTTACCGCCCGGCCTTGCCGGAACATGCGGAGGCCGCCGATCTGGCGCGCTTCGCCAAGCTGGAACTGATCACGGTGGACGGCCAATTCGGCGGTTGGGTCAAAGCTCAAGCCGAGCATTTCGACGACGGCGGTAGCTTCGATCAAATTTATACGCCTTAACGATCATGAAGGCCTGGCAATCGCCCCGGCAAATGAAAGG containing:
- a CDS encoding sulfate ABC transporter substrate-binding protein → MTAHHPLKPLLLALALFAGSGSAGADRTLLNVSYDPTRELYQAFNKEFIQHWKSKTGEDIEVQQSHGGGGKQTRAVIDGLEADVVTLALSYDIDQISAKAGLLPKDWQNRLPNHSVPYTSTIVFLVRKGNPKQIKDWDDLAKDGVSVITPNPKTSGGARYNYLAAWAFAEKRYGGKEAAKDFVKKLFKNVPVLDSGARGSTTTFIQRGIGDVLITWENEAFLALKEYGAAEFEPVVPPLSIKAETPVAIVDKIVDKNGTRDLAEAYLNYLYTPIGQKLVAKHFYRPALPEHAEAADLARFAKLELITVDGQFGGWVKAQAEHFDDGGSFDQIYTP